The following DNA comes from Miscanthus floridulus cultivar M001 unplaced genomic scaffold, ASM1932011v1 os_2659_1_2, whole genome shotgun sequence.
ttgccttagacgttggatgagcactggcatcataataaacttacgcttcatgcataaccagggaggtaggttgtagatacatagagtaacatgccaagtgctatgactactgctccccgaaaggattcataccatccatacttaaagcaaaccttaagtttcttgcatcatttgtaAACTCCAGGAATTATCTATCGATTGCTcttcactgggacccatcagtagggtgtctcaacatattgtctacctacagtcttctttgtgccatcgcaataactttgcatggtctttgtttctgaatagacgtttcaagcgtggtattataggagcataccacataatcttggcagggattttcttcatgggacgttcgccctcaacatcaccagggtcatctcgcctgatcttataccgcgatgcatgacataccgggcatgcatctaacttctcgtactcctcgccacggtagaggatgcagccattaggacatgcatgtatcttctagatttctaatcctaaagggcagactacctgttttgcttcgtacgtagtgacgggcaattcattatcctttggaagcatcttcttttggatttttagtaactccccaaatcccttgtcagatacaccattctttgcctttcatTGCAGCGATTCCAGTGTGGTAcacaactttttctgtcccgcatcacaagttaggtatagcaatttcttgtgatcctctagcatgcgctcgaacttgatcttctccttttcacttttgcattctctttgtgcatcatgaatggcctgaccaagatcatcagcaggctcatcttctaccactacctcttctttagcttcccccattgcagtatcattgaaggcaccatattcagcaataatgtcatcatcgtcccattgttcttcttcaccttcttccattacaacccctgtttctccgtgcttcgtccaacaaatatagtttggcatgaaacccgacttcaacaagtgtgaatgaagactccttgagctagcatattccttcaaattcttacatatggcatatgggcagcacatgaaaccatcgcgtttgtttgcctcggccacatgtaagaaagaatgcacgccctcaatgaactcttaggagcggcgatcagcattgtacatccaatgttggctcatctgcattacatgacatacataccatattaaaacctagaacataattagttaattatacgatatGCATGTCACCACACAAgatattaatttatgaaaatctcgctacaatgtagacaattccaactaccactaaaaaactaaagctaaaatgcacttcagcagcataaggatttcgcgaccaatcccaactaaaacagacagatcatgcatttgttcaacatctatgggcttcttccgcaggatcactgcctcatcagccgccgtagccacctgtgcaagagagttttgcacgtgttcaacatactcttcctcacagtaccagcctgaacaaccagtgccatcccactaaaattaaaataaaaaattagaactttaattacaatcattatgaaaataagtataaattaaccataatcatcaaatgcgacaaaataactcacattgcgatccagacacttgtagaagatacgacccttgttgggacactcatTCCTcatccggtactccatcacaatcttctcctcacacttgccgcatgcaatgagaggatggtccggcctcagtcgctttgtaacccgatgagaggccgaggacccgaaagcagttgtcatctactctctatacttatttttaatataatataaatttctcattttataaacaaataaaattaaaaaactctaaaattctctatatctctaaagcatgaagtgtgctatgcatgctagaaatgaaagctcaatactagttttgaataactactttaaccttcattCACCCAAATacacaaactttaaagtgattttgagcttaaatggcttacaaataaaaaaatctatcataaaaaaccacatatatctagtccataaaatgaaataagctacagaTGAAAcacgagagtataaagttggtaacctttagaaccgatgaAGGAATGAAAGAAATCTTGTGACCGGTGATGagaaagaagagaggccggcgatagcaagagaacactgagctcgaagtggctcgggctcggagaggaaCAAGGGCATataggagggtacctttagtctcggttggagacagaaaccgggactaaaggtccctttatagtcccggacggagcctccagacgggagtagacttttactcctagTTGGaggcaccaaccgggagtaaaagttaacctttagtcccggttggtagcttcaaccgagactaaaggtcccctccagcaaaaacctggcgtagtagccgttgggcagggacctttagtcccggttggatctacaaaccgggactaaaggtctctttaGTCCCAGACGtgaaaaataccaggactaaagctaaatttcgagctggatcaaaggtcgtttctctactagtgtgtttACCCGCCGACATAgagatttcataatttttagggTGAGACTATCTCATCATCGATTTGTTTCAAGAGTATTTCTTCCTAAATTCCACCTCTCTTTCTATCTTCTATTGGTAGTACATCACTTTGTTTTCATCTTTGCTGCCCCAGTGTTCTTGTTATCTTTCAGGAAAATCCAGAGGTCCTCTATAAAACAAAATGACTTATTTATATGTCTGTTTTTTAAAATTGAATTGATTCTGTAAAATTATTGTATGATTCATGTAAAATTATTATGTTTCAAACTAGTCCTAACTTGTTAGGCTCTGTTTGAAACACAACTGGGTTATTATTTTCTAGATTATAGATAGAATTATTATAATTTAGATTATAAACTATAATCATCGAAGTGTTTGGATTTCTAGATTATTATGGTGGATTAAGTCAAGCGAAATTTCTCATAATCACGAAACAATACCCGAAGTGAATTGTAGAATTATTGTAATCTATTGTTCTGATTATAATAATCAACCTCATAATCTTAGTTTGTTTGTATTATAATTAGATTAATTTAGTCGATTATTATAATTATAGTGGATCCAAGCATATTCTTAATCAACATCGTATGTATTTGGATTATCCACTATTCATTAGACGATGACATCAATAATTTCCTTAACTCTTCATGGCTAGATCACGGTGAGATATAAAATATTATGTATGGTATGGTGTATGATCAATTCTATCTACCTGATTTTTCGTCTAATTTGGGCAGAATATAACTTTTTACTATAAAAGGGAATTGTAGGTTTTATTATAGGGCTTAAGGATGGCAGCGGGGCGGGTTCGGGGCGGATATCCGCGGATTTCAGGTCCAGCGGTTTTGGTTTCGGGGGACAATTTTgcacccacggttttcgggttcggaTACCCGAACGGTTGTGGGTTTGGGGCGGATCCTCATTTTCCCCCGCGGATCACCAACGGAGCCCCGAAATCCTGTCTGACCCTCTTGGCCTCTCGCTCACCCCACCCGATCCGCCGTCCTTGCAATGTCCACCCATCCACATCGCCCGCTTGCACCAGCAGAGCGCAGCGCAGACGAGCAGGGGCCTGGTGCCACCCGCCCAGGCGCCCACCCCACCAGATCCGCTCGTCAGCAGGGCCGGGCGCCCAACCGCCGGCGTAGCCGCCTCACCTCACGCTCGCAGCACTCGCTCACCCGTCACCCGCACCCCACCCGATTCACCTATCGCCCACCGCACGATCCCCTTGCCTCCGGCCGTCCTCCGCCCAAGCCAACCGCGCCACCGCCTTCCCTACACCTCGCCGCACCTCCCCTGCCGCTTCTCCGGCCgcacccgccgccgccgacgcgcgtGGCCAGGGAGCCCTGAGCCGCCTCCGGCGAAGCCGCCGCCACCCGCAGGTGCGCGCAGACCCGACGAGGTCGCAGGGCCCCACGTCCTCCGACGGAGGCCGCCCCAGCCGTCAGAATCGGCCGGCCACCGAGCTCCTCTGCTCTACTCTGCGTCATCCTGAACAGGGGAGGCATGTTTCGAGTTTTGGATAATCCGTCAGGTTTCGGGGATCCGCGGATTTCGGTTTCGGAGATGGATTTCCACCCAATATGGTGTTCGGGGTGGATTCGAGTTTCGGTTTTGGATGCGTAGAGGCTTCGCTCGATCCGAATCCGACCAGTTGCCATCCTTAATAGGGCTACACAACCATGCTCGATGCAGAGGAGAGTAACCCGGATGTAGTGAGTCGTGACCACCATACAGGGCCGTATGCAGAGATGCGGCAGGTGAATTGTAGGCGCAGCACAAACCATCTCAACGTCGTCTACAAATACCCgtccgctctcttcttcctccccctcCACTCGCCTCGCCAATCGCCATTATTAAGAGCTCCCCGGAGGCAAAAATTTGCCCCCAAAATCCTCGCTCGTATTCGTCCCACCCTTGTTTGCCCCACCTCAGTTAGTTCTCCTTCCTATCGCACGCCCGCGCAAAGCATCAACTCTGCTCCACCCACCCTCTGTGCAGACTTAGCCTTGAGGTTCCCGATTGTCCTTCGGCTCCTTGCCATTTGCAACGAGATTTAACGGCAAGGATGCGTCTGCATGCTGAGGTGCGGGATGATATGGAGGAGAGCGAGGAGTGGGCTGTGATGTCTTCGGCGGCGTTGTCGCCAATCATCGGCGCCGCGGCGCCGGCTCCCCGGCTAGTGGTGGGCTACGCCCTCACGAAGAAGAAGGTGAAGAGCTTCCTCCAGCCCAAGCTGCTCCTGCTGGCGAGGTAAAAGCCTGGATCATCGCTGCTCAGAAAGAGGGATTGATCTGATGTTTTGCCAGATGCCGAGTGGTGATGGATTTTGAGGGGaatgggagattttttttttttcgtTAGTATTTGTTGGCAGGGTGGAGAGCAATTCCACGATTGCTCTTTTTTCTCTCTTTATCAATAGCCCAAAGAGTTTGGAAGATGTTGGCCTTAGAGGAAAATGGTGTATGATTCGAGGGACGAGGAACGTTCATGGTTGGAGACGCGATTTCTTTTGCGTTCTGATTAGATGCTGCCCATTTCCTGGTGGTCAGAAGAATTTTGCATGAACAGGCTAATGTGATACCATGGATAGTATTCTTGTGTTGGAAGGATTACAATTTCCACGGTATGGGGTAGAGGGGAATGCTATTCTATTCCTTGCTGCACTAGTCAAATAGTGATCGAATCGGGCCTCCACTGGAGCGCAAAGTTGGCGGGAGCGGCTAGTGAGAATGGCTTCTGAATGAAGCATGCTGGATTAATGATTTAGTACTCAGAGGTGCGTGGCAAGTGTTTATTTGGAATTCCAATGGCATCGGTAGATATGCCCTATATGTGTATCCTATGTTGACAGTTCCACTGCATGAGGGGGTCTCAATAGTCAATAGCTTTATACTATGGTGCCAAGTTGGCGGAATGGGCCTAGGCTGCAAATCCTTGTTGATGGTATCTGGGATTCTAGTTTGGAATATTCCTTTGGGTAAGCACATCACATGGAAAATGACAACTTATTTATGGCAGTGTCTCTGCTGTGTTCATTTGTACTTTACTTAGTCGCTAGATTTGATGGCAACATGGGTTGCCAGCAAACAATCTCTTCTTGTTAGTTGTCTGGATTAAGAGCCAAGCTGAATCTGTCGTTTGCTTGTTACCTCATTTGGATAAGCAACGCATGTGAACTAATAAGGAACAGCAAAATTAACAAGGAGAATGTTTTATGCAAAATAAAGCGTTTTTGCTCGaactatttatattttttttattgtttGTGTTTCTGCTTTTCAAGACTGTAAGTAACTTAAAAGTAGATGCCTCGAATTCTCATATGATGCGATTTACCCTTGTAAAATGGATCACAGGGTATGGACATAAGAAAAGTTGTGGGAAAAGTAAAATTAAACAATTTTTTACAAGGCAAATATTTTTCTGCAAATTGAGCAGTTTTCCTTGACAGCTTCTGTATCCTGAAACCAGTTGAGTTTCTCCCCTTGTAGTCCTCTCTGCATCTCAAACAATAAATGTCCTGATACCATGCAGTTCACTTATAGTATAACATTTCTTTCCTTACCCCTGTAGATATACCCAAGTACCATCCCATTTATGTTTCTAGTTTTAGTATTATCTCGTTGCTCAAGCATATTGCTAATTATAAACTGAGGGCATGTTTTATGAATATTTTGTGTACTTTGATAGTATATGGATACTGCTATCACTAGCTCTGCATGTTGAATTGAATATTGTGGCTCTTGCCAAgcttttgttttttcctttgtgcTTCTTGATGAGTTTCTTGTCATGTGCTTttgtcaggaagaatggaatcagTTTTGTATCTATTGATGAGTCTCTTCCCCTCTCAGAACAAGGCCCTTTTGATGTTATTTTACACAAGGTCAGTCACATCCTATTTTAATCTGCAATAATAAGAATGCAGCAGCATAGGACCTAGTCACCTAGTTCAAGTTTTGTGGGAGAATCACTCACTTCTTGTGAACTTGCTGATCCTTGAGTGAGGTGAATTCTGCTTAATGTTTCCAAGAAAAGGTCATCATAGTTTTATGCAGCCTCTGTTATCCATCGTACTGAAAGAGTTCTTGGTTCCTTATGCAGATTACTAGGAAGGAGTGGCAGCAGGTTCTGGAGGTAAGATTGTGCCATATACTCACTTCTCAtgttttttctatttttcctTCAAACTGTTCACTGCCACACTTTTGGAAAGTTGCTGCCAGTATTCTTTTTTGCAATGCTGAAAAATAGTATGCTCAAATCAATCAATTACAATCTTATCGTAGTCATAATGCTTTTCTGTAGTTTCCAAGTCAATGTTACCACTTTCCATTGCATTGCTTGCTTAGTTTCTTCCATTTTCTGAAGGACTATCATGAAGAACATCCAGAAGTTACTGTCCTTGACCCCCCAAATGCTATCAAGCATCTGAACAATCGACAATCAATGCTTGAAGAAGTAGCTGATTTGAACCTGTCCAATTTCTATGGTAATGAGGCTGTTCGTTTATTTTTTTAATGTTTACATCGTTTAAGTTACCTTCCATTTGATCTTAAAATGCTGACACATTGAAGTATCATGTTCCCACCAAATTATGATACAACTAAAGTCGTAGGAAGGAAAATAGTTTTGCGACTTTTGCCCATACTAGGCACACAAATGTTTGCCATATAGAATTTTCTGTTTTACTCCATTCACCATGAACCACAGAATTTTCCAATTAAGGGTTGCTATGCCAGTTCTTTCTTTGACAATATGAATTGTGATGATACCATATAAACTAATAGATATCGAAAAACAGAAGGTCTTGCTTGAGTTTGTTGGAGACTTGTTTTACTGTTGGCAGATTTCAAATTGACAGATAAATTTTCTTGATTGATAGCAAAAGTAGTATATTGCTATTAGTAAAAGGAAGACTGCTCAAAGTGCACCTTTAACTTCCATTTGTGAAGGACGTACTATGTTTGCATTAAACATGTGTTTGTAAGTGCATTGAaatattgcaggtgaagtttgTACCCCACGCCAACTGGTCGTTTCGGAGGACCCATCCTCTATACCAACTGCTGTAGCTATGGCTGGACTGACATTGCCCTTGGGTAATTGATTCCAATCTTCAAGCtatcaattatttggataaagaACATTGGAAAGTGCTTGTGAGCAATCGTTTGAAATAATCAGGTCCACTCAATTTAGTCTATCTTCTTGGGACTTATTTATTTATGTTTACTTGATTAGattatttgaattatatatatcttTTCTATCCTTCTGTTGGTAGATTGGTTCTCTCCTTGCTAAGGCCACAGAATTACTTCCCAGCAAGCTCCATCATTGTTGTTTGTGTGCTTGCTTAACTAGCTTTTGAGCTTTACTCAAATTTTACAGTCCTATTGAAATGCACCTTTGTTTTCATCGCTGCTCAAGGCAGAATTCCAGAAATTGGAAACATTTGAGCGGATTGGCTCGTGTTTCTCGCggcattttttttatttaaaatcttgGCTTTGCGACTACTTATCCAGCAATCCACGTGTCTGAACCATGGACTAGGCTTTAGTTCCTCAAGTTATATATTACTATCATTAATGGCTCTTAAATTTTTATGCAAGTTGTTTCCCTTCTTCTGTGGCTCATATTGGGTTTCATCTCTAGCCTACTCCagcttgcttgggactgaaatgTTTTGTTGTTATTGTGGCTTTGAAACCATCTTTTGAAATTTGGTACTTCAGTTTTGTACACTACAACCTAGGTGCAATTAGAAGCAATATGCCACAGAAGTCCCTCAAAGTAAATTTACTTCTATCAGCCCTTCTGCTCTTCCTTTCATGAGCTTTAAAAGCTGTTGGGTTCACCCATTACCATTCTCAGTAATCACATTTGTTCTAGTTAATGAATATTTGGTGCCTATTTGTCAGCGGTAGGTTTCAACTTATTCTGCTGCTGGAGCTTTGCACTTAAGCTGTTTCTATACTGAAATAATTCACACATGTCACTTTTTTCTTTTGCTATATGGGGAGCTAGTAAACGGAGATTGCTTGACTGGAAGTACTTATCCTCTTGCAGTTGCCAAGCCATTGGTTGTTGATGGAACATCTAAAGGTCACGAACTGTATCTTGCATATGATGTGGCATCCTTGTCAATGCTTGATCCGCCTCTCGTTCTACAGGAATTCATAAACCATGGTATGTTCTGATTTTCTGTTTTCATCTATATTGTTTGTTTTTTTCCCTATCTCCTGACACTTTGCCCTGAAACAGTAGAAATGTGGGATCTGATTTATTGCCTCTACAGGCGGGATCCTCTTTAAGGTGTATATCATTGGTGAAACAATACAGGTTGTCCGCAGGTTCTCTCTTCCTGATGTTAACACATATGACTTACTAAACAACGTTGGCGTCTATCGATTGCCAAGAGTTTCATGTGCTGCAGCTAGTGCGGATGATGCAGATCTTGACCCTCTTATTGCAGGTGAGAACTGTGCAGTGTTGCTGTCAATCTCACCATTTGTTAAAAATTTGTGTATCTTTTCCATTAATCCAAGTGATCCCTTAATTAAACATGCAATTTGTCCTGAGAATTGTCAATGCAAATGAGTTGAGGTGTCATATCTGATATCTCCATTAGTCATGATTATGAAGTTTAGGGCAAAATTTGTTCAATGAGAAAATAGATGACCTATAAATCATAATGTGATTTGCTCGTTACACATTGCCAAGTGCACCTAGTGATCTTTGTGTTACATCACTTAACATAGATTTCTCATACATGATAGAGCTTCCTCCAAGGCCACTTCTAGAGAAACTGGGCAGGGAGCTTCGTGGCCGGCTGGTATGTGTAATTCTAGTTCTGAACTGCACATATCTGTTTCATGTTAGCTTGGCTGACATGGCAAAAGTTCAAACCTGCAGGGTTTGAGATTGTTCAATATAGATATGATTAGAGAACTTGGAACCAAAGATCGGTACTACATAATTGATATCAACTACTTCCCAGGTGCGTGGTTATTTTGTTATCTTGTCATTCATACCTTGGGTTTGTCCTCTTCGTTTCTGTTCTCTTTGTCCATGCAGAACTTGTTGGGCCAAACTTTGGTCCCAGCCAAGTGTGAGGAGTATCCTAGCTACAAATCTCTGGCCTTCTAGGCCATCTCTGACTGTTCAAGAATCCAGTAGGATCTCTTCATGACCAAATATCGATTTTGTTGGGACAGAAATAGCCTAGCTACTCTACTTATGTTTAGTTCATCCCGGGAGCCAATTCTTTGCCATAAAGGGAAGTTTTTTATGTTGTGGGAGTTAAGCACATGATTGTGACCACTTATCTAATGTATTGGATACCATTTGCGCTTCCTTTTGCCATTGCTGAAAATATTGTGGACACAATTTGCACTTTAAGCTATAATGCAGAACGGTGCTTCATTGTCTAAGAAGAATATTGTATCAGATAAAATATTCTCCTAACAGTATCTTCTTGACCAATTTAACTGCGCAGTTTACAATGATTTCCTTACAATAGCATCTCCTAACAGTGTCTTCTTGACGCAATTTAACTGTGCAGGTTACGGTAAAATGCCAGGATATGAGCGCATGTTCACAGACTTCTTACTAAGTCTTGCACAAAGCAAGTACAAAAGGTACTTAAGCGGGACCTGAGGTTTAAGGAAGTTTGCGAAGACTGTATCACTGACAAAATGGCATATAACGGTGGCAGCTATGCTTCCCCAGTCCCCACCAATGTACATTTGCTGGAGACATAAGCATAAGCTGGAGGCTTGAGGAAGTCGGCAAGTCGCAGTGTATGTGTTCAAAAGCGGTGGCACATGCTGGACTGGAGTAGGAAATAACCAAGGAAATGCTTGGATGCCCTGCGCCCATGTTGTAAAATGTTTAACTGAATGAATGCCTTCCATCATAATTTGGCAACCGTTTTCTTGAGCCAGAGAAATAATTCTGCAGCTTGGTGGTCATGGGGGGTTTTGTTGGGTTAGTTTGGCCGAGTTCGAGGTCTATGGAAATCAGGAGACCACCAAATAGCTGTTGATGATCGGATCATTCTCAAGTGACACTGCCATCAGGAGTTTGTGCTGGAGCTCTGTAAATTGAAAAATGGCAGTCTTCGGCTACGCCTAGTTTACTTGCCATTGCCAGTGCGTGGCTACGGGTACCCTGTTCTGTTGCACTTACTTTCGGTCCGCGACAGAAATGTGATCGTCTTTTACTCCTGGTGCCTCATTGCAGAAACGAGCAGACTCTGAGAGCTCCATTTCTTCTGCTTTTTTTTCAAGAGCAGGCGAGGCCACCACATCGTCGCCAACTTTTAGGATTAGCCTATAAATAAagaaaagagttaaatgcatcattGATCCATTAACTTTTATTCATgtttcacttaggtccatcaacttatAAAAGTGGTTTTTCAGGTCTATAAACTTTTGAAGTGATGCATCTCTAGTTCATACCTCTACGTTTATCTTTTTAATATGATGTGGTAGTCCACGGTGTCGCTGATCTGTCTTCTGAAGGTAGTCCATGGTCAGCACAGGCAGCGGCGCTGTGTCTGGCTGCTCCACAGGGGCGGCGGCGATACCTGGCCACGCGTGAGCTCGCCAAGGTGCACTATATCCAGCAGCTCACCATCGTGCAACTTGATCATATGTAGATTCATAGTCCAGCCTCCAGCGGATGCAAGGCCAAACCAAGACCAGGGCCCTGGTGGGCAACCTCAAGGAGGTGCATTGGATGGGGCCATGGAGAAGGCCTTCGCGGTGAAGCACCTCGTTGGCGCCGACGCCGTGGGCGCCGAGGCCGCGCTACTCACCTCGGTGACGTACCAGAACCCGTCCAAAGTGCTTGTCAGGACACGGCACGCCAACGTGCACCTCCACGTCAAGGTCGCCGGGTTCGGCCAGCCCGCCATCAGTGCCACCGTCGCCACCAACCCTTGCATCTGGTACACGCCACCGGAGGTGTGGAGCGGGAGGCGGCCAAGTGCACCGAGGAGGCGGACGTATACAGCTTTGAGATGCTGACAGGGAATTCCCGTTCGAGGACAACCACCTGCCAGGGGAGCACGGTCATGAACCCTGCCCCCACGGAGCAGCTGGACACGGCACCGCCGCCCGTGCTGACCGTGGACTTCCTCCAAAGACAGATCAACGCCACCATGGACAGCCACgtcagattaaaaagaaaaagactttcatagttgatggacctaagtgaaacACGAATAAAAATTAATGGACCACTAATGCATTTAACTCTAAAGAAAATGTGGTTTGAAAAAAATGAGACAATGAACAAACTGTCGTCAATCAGTTTACTCGGTCATTCAAACACTTGTTTTCAAAGAATGAAGTACAATCAGATAACCAATAAGCACAGCAATTTATCATAAGATTTCACATTGTCGCTCAAAACTTTAATGTGATCTATAAAATTGAGGATCAAATATACTCGAGG
Coding sequences within:
- the LOC136535306 gene encoding inositol-tetrakisphosphate 1-kinase 2-like isoform X1; its protein translation is MRLHAEVRDDMEESEEWAVMSSAALSPIIGAAAPAPRLVVGYALTKKKVKSFLQPKLLLLARKNGISFVSIDESLPLSEQGPFDVILHKITRKEWQQVLEFPSQCYHFPLHCLLSFFHFLKDYHEEHPEVTVLDPPNAIKHLNNRQSMLEEVADLNLSNFYGEVCTPRQLVVSEDPSSIPTAVAMAGLTLPLVAKPLVVDGTSKGHELYLAYDVASLSMLDPPLVLQEFINHGGILFKVYIIGETIQVVRRFSLPDVNTYDLLNNVGVYRLPRVSCAAASADDADLDPLIAELPPRPLLEKLGRELRGRLGLRLFNIDMIRELGTKDRYYIIDINYFPGAWLFCYLVIHTLGLSSSFLFSLSMQNLLGQTLVPAKCEEYPSYKSLAF
- the LOC136535306 gene encoding inositol-tetrakisphosphate 1-kinase 2-like isoform X2 codes for the protein MRLHAEVRDDMEESEEWAVMSSAALSPIIGAAAPAPRLVVGYALTKKKVKSFLQPKLLLLARKNGISFVSIDESLPLSEQGPFDVILHKITRKEWQQVLEFPSQCYHFPLHCLLSFFHFLKDYHEEHPEVTVLDPPNAIKHLNNRQSMLEEVADLNLSNFYGEVCTPRQLVVSEDPSSIPTAVAMAGLTLPLVAKPLVVDGTSKGHELYLAYDVASLSMLDPPLVLQEFINHGGILFKVYIIGETIQVVRRFSLPDVNTYDLLNNVGVYRLPRVSCAAASADDADLDPLIAELPPRPLLEKLGRELRGRLGLRLFNIDMIRELGTKDRYYIIDINYFPGYGKMPGYERMFTDFLLSLAQSKYKSYASPVPTNVHLLET
- the LOC136535306 gene encoding inositol-tetrakisphosphate 1-kinase 2-like isoform X3, translating into MRLHAEVRDDMEESEEWAVMSSAALSPIIGAAAPAPRLVVGYALTKKKVKSFLQPKLLLLARKNGISFVSIDESLPLSEQGPFDVILHKITRKEWQQVLEDYHEEHPEVTVLDPPNAIKHLNNRQSMLEEVADLNLSNFYGEVCTPRQLVVSEDPSSIPTAVAMAGLTLPLVAKPLVVDGTSKGHELYLAYDVASLSMLDPPLVLQEFINHGGILFKVYIIGETIQVVRRFSLPDVNTYDLLNNVGVYRLPRVSCAAASADDADLDPLIAELPPRPLLEKLGRELRGRLGLRLFNIDMIRELGTKDRYYIIDINYFPGAWLFCYLVIHTLGLSSSFLFSLSMQNLLGQTLVPAKCEEYPSYKSLAF
- the LOC136535306 gene encoding inositol-tetrakisphosphate 1-kinase 2-like isoform X6, with the protein product MRLHAEVRDDMEESEEWAVMSSAALSPIIGAAAPAPRLVVGYALTKKKVKSFLQPKLLLLARKNGISFVSIDESLPLSEQGPFDVILHKITRKEWQQVLEDYHEEHPEVTVLDPPNAIKHLNNRQSMLEEVADLNLSNFYVAKPLVVDGTSKGHELYLAYDVASLSMLDPPLVLQEFINHGGILFKVYIIGETIQVVRRFSLPDVNTYDLLNNVGVYRLPRVSCAAASADDADLDPLIAELPPRPLLEKLGRELRGRLGLRLFNIDMIRELGTKDRYYIIDINYFPGAWLFCYLVIHTLGLSSSFLFSLSMQNLLGQTLVPAKCEEYPSYKSLAF
- the LOC136535306 gene encoding inositol-tetrakisphosphate 1-kinase 2-like isoform X4; the encoded protein is MRLHAEVRDDMEESEEWAVMSSAALSPIIGAAAPAPRLVVGYALTKKKVKSFLQPKLLLLARKNGISFVSIDESLPLSEQGPFDVILHKITRKEWQQVLEDYHEEHPEVTVLDPPNAIKHLNNRQSMLEEVADLNLSNFYGEVCTPRQLVVSEDPSSIPTAVAMAGLTLPLVAKPLVVDGTSKGHELYLAYDVASLSMLDPPLVLQEFINHGGILFKVYIIGETIQVVRRFSLPDVNTYDLLNNVGVYRLPRVSCAAASADDADLDPLIAELPPRPLLEKLGRELRGRLGLRLFNIDMIRELGTKDRYYIIDINYFPGYGKMPGYERMFTDFLLSLAQSKYKSYASPVPTNVHLLET
- the LOC136535306 gene encoding inositol-tetrakisphosphate 1-kinase 2-like isoform X5, giving the protein MRLHAEVRDDMEESEEWAVMSSAALSPIIGAAAPAPRLVVGYALTKKKVKSFLQPKLLLLARKNGISFVSIDESLPLSEQGPFDVILHKITRKEWQQVLEFPSQCYHFPLHCLLSFFHFLKDYHEEHPEVTVLDPPNAIKHLNNRQSMLEEVADLNLSNFYVAKPLVVDGTSKGHELYLAYDVASLSMLDPPLVLQEFINHGGILFKVYIIGETIQVVRRFSLPDVNTYDLLNNVGVYRLPRVSCAAASADDADLDPLIAELPPRPLLEKLGRELRGRLGLRLFNIDMIRELGTKDRYYIIDINYFPGAWLFCYLVIHTLGLSSSFLFSLSMQNLLGQTLVPAKCEEYPSYKSLAF